One window from the genome of Haladaptatus paucihalophilus DX253 encodes:
- a CDS encoding DUF1616 domain-containing protein, with protein sequence MSHETNDSLWTRLTRPVLEFPVDLAVLGIVVILLSLALVQPVVYGTPLAVALGLPLVFFAPGYALVALLFPQAGASKSSKWASPGRVRQHGVTAGERCALSFGVSVALLTPLGVLFSLARLPFIPMYVIGAIAGFTLLVSLFAVIRRFNVPKKDRLSVSVRGGAAHLYRTIFHEDSAADVALNLALVLSVVVALTTVGFAVAAPQDGEHFSDLSLYTKGENGNYVTEGYPTNITAGDSKPVFVGVQNHEDRSVEYTVVVQLQRVEQRPNGGARVIERTELGRLDHRIDAGDSWRTRYDIEPSMAGEDLRLVFLLYKGDPPSDPATNNAAQQTQIWINVSG encoded by the coding sequence ATGAGCCACGAAACGAACGACTCGTTGTGGACCCGTCTCACGCGTCCGGTGTTGGAGTTCCCCGTCGATTTGGCCGTGCTCGGTATCGTCGTGATACTCCTGTCGCTTGCGCTCGTCCAACCGGTCGTGTACGGGACGCCGCTTGCCGTCGCGCTGGGCCTCCCGCTCGTGTTCTTCGCGCCGGGGTACGCTCTCGTCGCGTTGTTGTTCCCGCAAGCGGGGGCGTCGAAGTCGTCGAAGTGGGCGAGTCCGGGTCGGGTTCGCCAACACGGCGTCACGGCGGGCGAACGCTGTGCGCTCTCGTTCGGGGTCAGCGTCGCCTTGCTCACGCCACTCGGCGTGCTGTTCTCGCTCGCCCGCCTTCCCTTCATCCCGATGTACGTTATCGGCGCAATCGCTGGTTTCACGCTCCTCGTCTCGCTCTTCGCCGTGATTCGCCGGTTCAACGTTCCGAAGAAGGACCGGCTATCGGTGTCCGTTCGCGGCGGTGCGGCGCACCTGTACCGCACCATCTTTCACGAGGACTCGGCGGCCGACGTGGCGCTCAACCTCGCGCTCGTCCTGTCGGTCGTGGTCGCGCTGACGACCGTCGGCTTCGCCGTCGCCGCCCCGCAGGACGGCGAGCACTTCTCCGACCTGTCGCTGTACACGAAAGGGGAGAACGGAAACTACGTCACCGAGGGCTATCCCACGAACATCACCGCGGGCGACTCGAAACCCGTGTTCGTCGGCGTCCAGAACCACGAAGACCGGTCGGTCGAGTACACGGTCGTCGTCCAACTACAACGCGTGGAACAGCGTCCGAACGGGGGTGCCCGCGTCATCGAGCGGACGGAGTTGGGTCGCCTCGACCATCGAATCGATGCGGGCGACTCGTGGCGAACCCGGTACGACATCGAACCGAGCATGGCGGGTGAGGACCTCCGTCTCGTGTTCCTATTGTACAAGGGCGACCCGCCGAGCGACCCCGCGACGAACAACGCCGCACAACAAACCCAGATTTGGATAAACGTATCCGGATAA
- a CDS encoding FAD-binding protein yields the protein MYEHDVIVVGAGGAGLRAAIAAHEEGADVALVTKLHPVRSHTGAAEGGINAALREGDDWELHAYDTMKGSDYLGDAPAIETLCQDSPKETIQLEHWGMAFSREDDGRVSQRPFGGLSFARTTYAGAETGHHLLHTMYEQVVKRGIQVYDEWYVSQLAVTNEDDPEERDCHGVIGYDIQTGNVEGFVARDGVILTTGGLGQVFDHTTNAVANTGDGAAMAYRAGVPLEDMEFIQFHPTTLPSTGVLISEGVRGEGGILYNSEGERFMFEHGYANNEGELASRDVVARAELTEVNNGRGINDEYVHLDMRHLGEERIMDRLENILHLAEDFEGVNALEEPMPVKPGQHYAMGGIETDENGETCISGLYAAGECACVSVHGSNRLGGNALPELIVFGARAGRHAAGKDLGEAEISTGKTDDAEMGEVDTPVEPGAVASDDDSAVADGGATFADPTQTVEATLEAERNRVESLLEKDDGIQQAELRSKLQKSMTANVNVFRNEDGLKQALRDIREVREEYQDVYVNDPSRTFNTDLIHTIEMQNLIDLAEAITLGALARDEFRGAHWRQENQERRDDVWLKHTLLSWEDGTPQLWYKPTILEGENKTYEPKERSY from the coding sequence ATGTACGAACACGACGTAATCGTCGTCGGTGCTGGCGGTGCGGGGCTTCGTGCGGCCATCGCGGCCCACGAGGAGGGCGCAGATGTCGCCCTCGTCACGAAGCTTCACCCCGTGCGAAGTCACACCGGCGCGGCGGAAGGCGGTATCAACGCGGCACTGAGAGAGGGCGACGACTGGGAACTCCACGCCTACGACACGATGAAGGGGTCGGACTACCTCGGCGACGCCCCGGCAATCGAGACGCTCTGTCAGGACAGCCCGAAAGAGACCATCCAACTCGAACACTGGGGGATGGCGTTCTCCCGCGAGGACGACGGTCGCGTCTCCCAGCGCCCGTTCGGTGGACTCTCGTTCGCCCGAACGACCTACGCGGGTGCCGAGACGGGTCACCACCTGCTCCACACGATGTACGAGCAGGTCGTCAAACGCGGCATTCAGGTGTACGACGAGTGGTACGTGAGCCAACTCGCCGTCACGAACGAAGACGACCCCGAGGAACGCGACTGTCACGGCGTCATCGGCTACGACATCCAGACGGGCAACGTCGAGGGCTTCGTCGCTCGAGATGGCGTCATCCTGACCACCGGCGGTCTCGGACAGGTCTTCGACCACACGACGAACGCGGTTGCCAACACCGGCGACGGTGCGGCGATGGCGTACCGTGCGGGCGTCCCGTTGGAGGACATGGAGTTCATCCAGTTCCACCCGACGACGCTCCCCTCGACCGGGGTTCTCATCTCCGAGGGTGTGCGCGGTGAGGGTGGTATCCTCTACAACAGCGAGGGCGAGCGGTTCATGTTCGAACACGGCTACGCGAACAACGAGGGCGAACTCGCGTCCCGTGACGTGGTTGCCCGCGCCGAACTGACCGAAGTGAACAACGGACGGGGAATCAACGACGAGTACGTCCACCTCGACATGCGCCACCTCGGCGAGGAGCGCATCATGGACCGTCTCGAAAACATCCTCCACCTCGCGGAGGACTTCGAGGGCGTCAACGCGCTCGAAGAACCGATGCCCGTCAAGCCCGGCCAGCACTACGCGATGGGCGGCATCGAAACCGACGAGAACGGCGAGACCTGCATCTCGGGACTGTACGCCGCGGGCGAGTGTGCCTGCGTGTCCGTCCACGGGTCGAACCGCCTCGGCGGCAACGCCCTGCCCGAACTCATCGTCTTCGGTGCCCGCGCGGGCCGCCACGCCGCTGGCAAGGACCTCGGCGAGGCCGAAATCTCCACCGGCAAGACCGACGACGCCGAGATGGGCGAGGTCGACACGCCCGTCGAACCAGGTGCGGTCGCGTCGGACGACGACAGCGCGGTCGCCGACGGCGGCGCGACGTTCGCCGACCCGACCCAGACCGTCGAAGCCACGCTGGAAGCAGAACGCAACCGCGTCGAATCCCTCCTCGAAAAGGACGACGGCATCCAGCAGGCCGAACTCCGTTCCAAGCTCCAGAAGTCGATGACGGCGAACGTCAACGTCTTCCGAAACGAGGACGGTCTGAAGCAGGCGCTCCGCGACATCCGCGAAGTCCGCGAGGAGTATCAGGACGTGTACGTCAACGACCCGTCGCGCACGTTCAACACCGACCTCATCCACACCATCGAGATGCAGAACCTCATCGACCTCGCGGAGGCCATCACGCTCGGTGCGCTGGCCCGCGACGAGTTCCGCGGTGCCCACTGGCGACAGGAGAACCAGGAGCGCCGTGACGACGTGTGGCTGAAGCACACGCTCCTCTCGTGGGAGGACGGCACGCCGCAACTCTGGTACAAGCCGACCATCCTCGAAGGGGAGAACAAGACGTACGAGCCGAAAGAGCGGTCGTACTAA
- a CDS encoding DUF7556 family protein produces MNWTRATDDSDEQAPDGDVMFAVDEDDDGNQLAIIADITRDEAWISMPLAGAQTLSQCR; encoded by the coding sequence CTGAATTGGACACGCGCAACCGACGACTCGGACGAACAGGCTCCCGACGGCGACGTGATGTTCGCCGTCGACGAGGACGACGACGGTAACCAGTTGGCCATCATCGCGGACATTACACGGGACGAGGCGTGGATTTCTATGCCACTGGCGGGGGCACAAACACTCTCTCAGTGTCGCTAA
- a CDS encoding XapX domain-containing protein, translated as MEYTLTALALLTGLLTGALFKFVGAPIPAPPELPGIMGIVGIYLGYKLVDATGWSVNALLTTLGFAG; from the coding sequence ATGGAATACACACTGACCGCGCTCGCGCTACTGACCGGACTGCTGACCGGCGCACTGTTCAAGTTCGTCGGCGCGCCGATTCCCGCCCCGCCCGAACTGCCGGGCATCATGGGAATCGTCGGAATCTACCTCGGCTACAAACTCGTCGATGCGACCGGATGGAGCGTCAACGCGCTCCTCACGACGCTCGGATTCGCCGGATGA
- a CDS encoding metal-dependent hydrolase yields MWPWEHLAFGYLAYSGYTRLRTGRAPRSDAVVVLGVATQLPDLVDKPLAWSLSVLPSGHSLAHSLLTALPLSVVALVLAHRAKRTDIGVAFAVGYLSHLAGDIIYPAAVGQTPSFDFLLWPLVPVPTDQSGMGFLARFHEYFGEYVTYLGDPAIRGYIALELGLLLGVFFLWLFDGMPGIPRRIVRYAPVIGR; encoded by the coding sequence ATGTGGCCGTGGGAACATCTCGCGTTCGGGTATCTCGCCTACTCCGGCTACACCCGGCTCCGAACGGGCCGCGCGCCGCGGAGCGATGCGGTGGTCGTCCTCGGCGTGGCGACCCAACTTCCAGACCTCGTGGACAAGCCGCTCGCGTGGTCGCTTTCGGTGCTTCCGAGCGGGCACTCGCTGGCCCACTCGCTCCTGACCGCGCTTCCGCTGTCGGTGGTCGCGCTCGTGTTGGCCCACCGCGCGAAGCGAACCGACATCGGCGTCGCGTTCGCGGTGGGCTACCTCTCGCACCTCGCGGGCGACATCATCTACCCCGCCGCAGTCGGCCAAACTCCGTCGTTCGACTTCCTACTCTGGCCCCTCGTCCCCGTTCCCACCGACCAGTCGGGCATGGGATTTCTGGCCCGATTCCACGAGTACTTCGGGGAGTACGTGACGTACCTCGGCGACCCGGCGATTCGGGGATACATCGCGCTCGAACTCGGCCTCCTGCTCGGAGTGTTCTTCCTCTGGCTCTTCGACGGAATGCCCGGAATACCCCGGCGAATCGTCCGTTACGCGCCGGTAATCGGCCGATAA